Proteins encoded in a region of the Saccharothrix ecbatanensis genome:
- a CDS encoding GNAT family N-acetyltransferase, translating to MTSVWVGSRVRLRGVEPDDWQAFMRFTEHSEDMRAVDRIDPPRSAAAHREWTAKQAVTEPDGDRLFLAIEADGVLVGTLSTHAADQRAGRFGYGIGIGHEHQRRGYAVEAVGLLLDFMFCERRYRKCEAGVFAFNEPSLALHRKLGFQVEGRLRDHEFSAGRHHDMVLLGMLADEWFADPRSRLADGRS from the coding sequence ATGACATCGGTCTGGGTGGGGTCCCGGGTGAGGTTGCGCGGCGTCGAGCCGGACGACTGGCAGGCGTTCATGCGGTTCACCGAGCATTCCGAGGACATGCGCGCGGTGGACCGGATCGACCCGCCGCGGTCCGCCGCCGCCCACCGCGAGTGGACCGCCAAGCAGGCGGTCACCGAACCCGACGGCGACCGGCTGTTCCTCGCGATCGAGGCGGACGGCGTGCTGGTCGGCACCCTGTCCACGCACGCGGCGGACCAGCGGGCCGGCCGGTTCGGCTACGGGATCGGCATCGGCCACGAGCACCAGCGGCGCGGCTACGCGGTGGAGGCGGTGGGTCTGCTGCTGGACTTCATGTTCTGTGAACGCCGCTACCGCAAGTGCGAGGCGGGCGTGTTCGCGTTCAACGAGCCGTCGCTCGCCCTGCACCGCAAGCTCGGGTTCCAGGTCGAGGGACGGTTGCGCGACCACGAGTTCTCCGCCGGCCGGCACCACGACATGGTGCTGCTGGGGATGCTCGCCGACGAGTGGTTCGCCGATCCCCGCTCACGGCTGGCCGACGGCCGGTCGTGA
- a CDS encoding SDR family oxidoreductase, whose product MGAGVFLITGAGRGIGAATARLASEAGYRLVLASRDASSLAALAARLGGPDRVWVASCDVRAFDQVAALVGRVEEEWGSLDVVFANAGASVVTSFTTTDGAPPAEWSDMVLTNVCGPAFTARAAMPALMRHGGHLVLTGSAAGRGVRPGNLYAATKWAVTGLAQAIRAECVGTGVRVTLVQPGLTDTGGIPPSRAADPKLAPDDVARAVMYAVSQPPTVDVNEILIRPVGQDAYR is encoded by the coding sequence ATGGGAGCAGGGGTATTCCTCATCACGGGGGCTGGCCGGGGCATCGGCGCGGCGACCGCGCGACTGGCGTCCGAGGCCGGATACCGGCTGGTCCTGGCGTCACGGGACGCGTCGTCGCTGGCCGCACTCGCCGCCCGGCTCGGCGGTCCGGACCGGGTCTGGGTGGCCTCGTGCGACGTGCGGGCGTTCGACCAGGTCGCCGCTCTGGTCGGCCGGGTCGAGGAGGAGTGGGGGAGCCTCGACGTGGTGTTCGCCAACGCCGGCGCCAGTGTGGTCACCTCGTTCACCACGACCGACGGCGCGCCGCCCGCCGAGTGGAGCGACATGGTCCTGACGAACGTCTGCGGGCCCGCGTTCACCGCCCGCGCCGCGATGCCGGCGTTGATGCGCCACGGCGGCCACCTCGTGCTGACCGGCTCGGCGGCCGGGCGCGGCGTGCGGCCCGGGAACCTCTACGCGGCCACCAAGTGGGCGGTGACGGGGCTGGCGCAGGCCATCCGCGCCGAGTGCGTCGGCACGGGCGTCCGCGTCACGCTGGTCCAGCCGGGGCTGACCGACACCGGCGGCATCCCACCGTCCCGCGCGGCCGACCCGAAGCTCGCGCCGGACGACGTCGCGCGCGCCGTGATGTACGCGGTGAGCCAGCCGCCGACGGTGGACGTCAACGAGATCCTGATCCGCCCGGTGGGCCAGGACGCCTACCGGTGA
- a CDS encoding glycoside hydrolase family 9 protein produces MSGALASGTAHAADYERLINGTFASGADPWWASAGVSNRVVNGELCATVTGGTVNPWDSLIGQNGVPFEAGQSYTMSFDAYASVARPAAAVAGEGVSPYRQIAKHDVALTTTKQRFSFTFISELDFPDAGPGQVTFHLGAQAADTTVCVDNVSLIGGVKPPGGDPAVPAKKVNVDQVGYVPGLPKRATLTSDATAPQTWVLKNSAGTSVATGQTVPRGSVDPESGDSTHLIDFSSYDTAGAGYTLTVGTETSYPFDIATAAIKKLRYDSMAFFYHNRSGIEIEAQYVGAEYARPAGHLDVAPNKGDNNVPCLSTVPCGYTLDVRGGWYDAGDHGKYVVNGGISAWQVLNTYERAKLIGDAAALGDGTLAIPEKANGVPDILDEARWEVEFLLKMQAPDGMVHHKIHDANWTGLPMLPHQDPQARRLSATSTAATLNMAAVAAQSARIWKTIDPAFSAKAQAAAVKAYAAAKANPNKIADPNDGTGGGSYSDDKLTDEFYWAAAEMFATTGEASYRTDVTSSAHFKGASLNARGFDWGSTGPLGDITLALVPNGLPAADVTAIKSAFTTVADAHLSQMATQGYPAPYKPTTGYDWGSNGLIANNIAVLALAHDFTGAEKYRTGVFEGLHYLMGRNPMSYSYVTGYGDQPVKNVHHRHWANQLEPTLPIAPPGVLSGGPNSALQDPIAARLLEGCKPQKCFVDHIEAYSLNEVTVNWNSAFAWISNWAAEKVTTAPPVDTTPPSVPGTPVASDITTTSVSLTWPASTDAESGVKSYDVIVQEADMLRVAATVTSPSATVTGLRADTSYQFSVIAKNGANLTSAMSPRVTVRTKPVVVANYCKVRWQASSWSTGMSASITVTNTSGQAWTGWKLEFTMPGSQKITQGWSANWSQTGQSTSATNVSWNGSVANGGSANIGFNSSGSGAGEPTDFRVNGQSCSKG; encoded by the coding sequence GTGAGCGGCGCGCTAGCGTCCGGAACGGCCCACGCGGCGGACTACGAACGCCTGATCAACGGCACCTTCGCCAGCGGCGCCGACCCGTGGTGGGCCAGCGCGGGTGTGTCGAACAGGGTCGTCAACGGTGAGCTCTGCGCCACCGTCACCGGCGGCACCGTCAACCCGTGGGACTCGCTGATCGGCCAGAACGGCGTGCCGTTCGAAGCCGGCCAGTCCTACACGATGTCGTTCGACGCGTACGCCTCGGTCGCCCGCCCGGCGGCGGCGGTCGCCGGTGAGGGTGTCAGCCCGTACCGGCAGATCGCCAAGCACGACGTCGCGCTGACCACGACCAAGCAGCGCTTCTCCTTCACCTTCATCTCGGAGCTGGACTTCCCGGATGCGGGTCCGGGGCAGGTCACGTTCCACCTGGGCGCGCAGGCGGCCGACACCACGGTCTGCGTGGACAACGTGTCGCTGATCGGTGGCGTGAAGCCGCCGGGCGGCGACCCGGCCGTGCCGGCGAAGAAGGTGAACGTCGACCAGGTCGGTTACGTGCCGGGCCTGCCCAAGCGCGCGACCCTGACCTCCGACGCGACCGCGCCGCAGACGTGGGTGCTGAAGAACTCGGCGGGCACCTCGGTGGCCACCGGTCAGACCGTGCCGAGGGGCAGCGTCGACCCCGAGTCGGGCGACTCCACGCACCTGATCGACTTCTCGTCGTACGACACGGCGGGCGCCGGTTACACGCTGACCGTGGGCACGGAGACGAGCTACCCGTTCGACATCGCCACCGCTGCGATCAAGAAGCTGCGGTACGACTCGATGGCGTTCTTCTACCACAACCGCAGTGGCATCGAGATCGAAGCGCAGTACGTGGGCGCGGAGTACGCGCGGCCCGCCGGTCACCTGGACGTCGCCCCGAACAAGGGTGACAACAACGTCCCCTGCCTCTCGACCGTCCCCTGCGGCTACACGCTGGACGTGCGCGGCGGCTGGTACGACGCGGGCGACCACGGCAAGTACGTCGTCAACGGCGGCATCTCGGCGTGGCAGGTGCTCAACACCTACGAGCGCGCGAAGCTGATCGGTGACGCCGCCGCCCTGGGCGACGGCACGCTGGCCATCCCGGAGAAGGCCAACGGGGTGCCGGACATCCTGGACGAGGCGCGCTGGGAGGTCGAGTTCCTGCTGAAGATGCAGGCGCCCGACGGCATGGTGCACCACAAGATCCACGATGCGAACTGGACCGGCCTGCCGATGCTGCCGCACCAGGACCCGCAGGCGCGGCGCCTGTCGGCGACGAGCACCGCGGCGACGCTGAACATGGCGGCCGTGGCGGCGCAGTCGGCGCGCATCTGGAAGACGATCGACCCGGCGTTCTCGGCCAAGGCGCAGGCGGCGGCCGTGAAGGCGTACGCGGCGGCGAAGGCGAACCCGAACAAGATCGCCGACCCGAACGACGGCACCGGCGGCGGCTCGTACAGCGACGACAAGTTGACCGACGAGTTCTACTGGGCGGCGGCGGAGATGTTCGCCACGACCGGTGAGGCGTCCTACCGCACCGACGTGACGTCGTCGGCGCACTTCAAGGGCGCCAGCCTGAACGCGCGCGGCTTCGACTGGGGTTCGACCGGTCCGCTGGGCGACATCACGCTGGCGCTCGTGCCGAACGGTCTGCCGGCGGCGGACGTCACGGCGATCAAGTCGGCGTTCACCACGGTCGCCGACGCGCACCTGTCGCAGATGGCGACGCAGGGCTACCCCGCGCCGTACAAGCCGACCACCGGTTACGACTGGGGCTCGAACGGCCTGATCGCGAACAACATCGCGGTGCTGGCGCTGGCGCACGACTTCACCGGAGCCGAGAAGTACCGGACGGGCGTGTTCGAGGGTCTGCACTACCTGATGGGCCGCAACCCGATGTCGTACTCGTACGTCACGGGCTACGGCGACCAGCCGGTGAAGAACGTGCACCACCGGCACTGGGCGAACCAGCTGGAGCCGACCCTCCCGATCGCGCCTCCGGGCGTCCTCTCGGGTGGTCCGAACAGCGCGTTGCAGGACCCGATCGCCGCGCGTCTGCTCGAGGGCTGCAAGCCGCAGAAGTGCTTCGTGGACCACATCGAGGCCTACTCGCTGAACGAGGTCACGGTGAACTGGAACTCCGCGTTCGCGTGGATCTCCAACTGGGCCGCGGAGAAGGTCACGACGGCTCCGCCGGTGGACACCACTCCCCCGTCGGTGCCGGGCACCCCGGTGGCGTCGGACATCACCACGACGAGCGTCAGCCTGACGTGGCCGGCGTCCACGGACGCGGAGAGCGGCGTCAAGTCCTACGACGTCATCGTCCAGGAGGCGGACATGCTGCGCGTGGCCGCCACGGTGACCTCGCCGTCGGCGACGGTGACCGGTCTGCGCGCGGACACCAGCTACCAGTTCTCGGTCATCGCGAAGAACGGCGCGAACCTGACGTCGGCGATGTCACCGCGGGTGACGGTGCGGACCAAGCCGGTCGTGGTGGCGAACTACTGCAAGGTGCGGTGGCAGGCCTCGTCCTGGTCCACCGGCATGTCGGCCAGCATCACCGTGACCAACACGAGTGGTCAGGCGTGGACCGGGTGGAAGCTCGAATTCACCATGCCGGGCTCGCAGAAGATCACCCAGGGTTGGTCGGCGAACTGGAGCCAGACGGGCCAGTCGACGTCCGCGACGAACGTGTCGTGGAACGGCAGCGTGGCCAACGGCGGTTCGGCCAACATCGGTTTCAACTCCTCGGGGTCGGGTGCGGGGGAGCCCACCGACTTCCGGGTGAACGGCCAGTCCTGCTCTAAGGGCTGA
- a CDS encoding Dyp-type peroxidase, translating to MTDLLHLHPERQGARPPLRGSHEIQGNVLAAFNKDHQLFRFVRFTDYELGRTWLAAMLGHLDTTADVEDFNEVFSLGRTLFGGDPAGLRATWANVSLTPEGLVGLSINPDATRQDLAAHFPHTAEQAARANGDTGVSAPGHWLFGRTDQHVHAVVTVASDDPDRLARTARDLDVLDTLLGVTTVHEQHAATLPGERRGREHFGYKDGISQPGVRGFHHEDRGRPGHRSGRPGSLLVNAGEFVFGHPTESDRPHAAAWLTNGSIQVIRRLAQDVHGWRVATADRGPELIGRHPDGSPLATAQDRNDFDYSDDPAGTTTPCPSHVRKTNPRSFTHRTPRQHRILRRGIPFGSTDDDERGLVFVAHCTSLQEQFEQIQRTWARNPDFTPGERGAPTGVDPVIGGRFVRTTGALYALVPSVSTLRLLAAGRELPR from the coding sequence ATGACCGACCTGCTGCACCTGCACCCCGAACGGCAGGGGGCACGGCCACCGCTGCGCGGGTCCCACGAGATCCAGGGCAACGTGCTGGCCGCGTTCAACAAGGACCACCAGCTGTTCCGGTTCGTCCGCTTCACCGACTACGAGCTGGGCCGCACCTGGTTGGCCGCCATGCTCGGCCACCTCGACACCACCGCCGACGTCGAGGACTTCAACGAGGTCTTCTCGCTGGGCCGCACGCTGTTCGGCGGCGACCCGGCCGGGTTGAGGGCGACCTGGGCGAACGTCTCCCTCACGCCGGAAGGCCTGGTCGGGCTCAGCATCAACCCGGACGCCACTCGGCAGGACCTGGCGGCCCATTTCCCGCACACCGCCGAACAAGCGGCGCGGGCCAACGGCGACACGGGCGTCTCCGCACCCGGCCACTGGCTGTTCGGGCGCACGGACCAGCACGTGCACGCCGTGGTCACGGTCGCGTCCGACGACCCGGACCGCCTGGCCCGCACCGCACGGGACCTGGACGTGCTCGACACCCTCCTGGGCGTCACCACCGTCCACGAGCAGCACGCCGCGACGCTGCCGGGCGAACGGCGCGGGCGCGAGCACTTCGGCTACAAGGACGGCATCTCGCAGCCCGGCGTGCGCGGCTTCCACCACGAGGACCGCGGCCGGCCCGGCCACCGCTCCGGTCGGCCGGGGTCGCTGCTGGTGAACGCGGGCGAGTTCGTCTTCGGCCACCCGACCGAGTCGGACCGGCCGCACGCCGCCGCGTGGCTGACGAACGGCTCGATCCAGGTGATCCGCCGGCTCGCCCAGGACGTCCACGGCTGGCGGGTGGCGACCGCCGACCGCGGCCCGGAACTCATCGGCAGGCACCCGGACGGCAGCCCGCTGGCGACCGCCCAGGACCGCAACGACTTCGACTACTCCGACGACCCCGCGGGCACGACCACACCGTGCCCGTCGCACGTCCGCAAGACCAACCCGAGGTCGTTCACGCACCGCACACCCCGGCAGCACCGCATCCTGCGCCGGGGCATCCCCTTCGGCTCCACCGACGACGACGAGCGCGGCCTGGTCTTCGTGGCCCACTGCACGTCGCTGCAAGAGCAGTTCGAGCAGATCCAGCGGACGTGGGCGCGCAACCCGGACTTCACGCCGGGCGAGCGGGGCGCGCCCACGGGTGTCGACCCGGTCATCGGCGGCCGGTTCGTCCGGACCACCGGCGCGCTGTACGCGCTGGTGCCGTCCGTGAGCACGCTCCGCCTGCTGGCCGCCGGCCGGGAACTACCCCGCTAG
- a CDS encoding serine hydrolase: MGINRRFALGLGSVAAASAVLGSTAGTAQAQTTEAEWDALIPTTADLARRKIAWKYASQTARSGGTWSSYIGVADPNGVVKPAVEVDADRVVEAYSVNKIAVAVAVLDKVDRGLITLDQRVDVTQAIVIQDTDGIFALDGAYPSSITVGHALAALLTVSDNTAVRLCGLVVPALELNEILRSKGFVHTQVVPVANPNRFFLGTTTPRETFTLLHRLAAGELLSPESTEHLLMVLRSLTSFTDGIRLNLSSAERLNVATKAGWFEDGRNEAGIVFDAAGKPIITFALFASGRFVGDQAANADNYSATHPALRARASLGRALYDSVLRITATTPRTYRAQPYRPTNGG; the protein is encoded by the coding sequence ATGGGCATCAATCGCAGGTTCGCGTTGGGGCTGGGCTCGGTCGCGGCGGCGAGCGCCGTGCTGGGTTCGACCGCCGGAACGGCGCAGGCGCAGACGACCGAGGCGGAGTGGGACGCGCTGATCCCGACGACGGCCGACCTGGCCCGGCGGAAGATCGCGTGGAAGTACGCGTCGCAGACGGCGCGGTCGGGCGGCACGTGGTCGTCGTACATCGGCGTGGCCGATCCGAACGGCGTGGTGAAGCCCGCCGTCGAGGTCGACGCGGACCGCGTGGTCGAGGCGTACAGCGTGAACAAGATCGCGGTCGCGGTGGCCGTGCTGGACAAGGTCGACCGGGGCCTGATCACGCTGGACCAGCGGGTGGACGTCACGCAGGCGATCGTCATCCAGGACACCGACGGGATCTTCGCGCTGGACGGCGCGTACCCGAGTTCGATCACCGTGGGGCACGCGCTGGCGGCGCTGCTGACGGTGTCGGACAACACGGCGGTGCGGCTGTGCGGGCTGGTCGTGCCCGCGTTGGAGCTGAACGAGATCCTGCGGTCCAAGGGCTTCGTGCACACGCAGGTCGTGCCGGTCGCCAACCCGAACCGGTTCTTCCTCGGCACCACCACGCCTCGGGAGACGTTCACGCTGCTGCACCGGCTCGCGGCCGGTGAGCTGCTGTCGCCGGAGTCCACGGAGCACCTGCTGATGGTGCTGCGGTCGCTGACGTCGTTCACCGACGGCATCCGGCTCAACCTGTCGTCCGCGGAACGGTTGAACGTGGCGACGAAGGCCGGTTGGTTCGAAGACGGTCGCAACGAGGCCGGCATCGTGTTCGACGCGGCGGGCAAGCCGATCATCACGTTCGCCCTGTTCGCGTCCGGCCGGTTCGTCGGCGACCAGGCGGCGAACGCGGACAACTACAGCGCGACCCACCCGGCGCTGCGAGCCCGAGCGTCCCTGGGGCGGGCGCTGTACGACTCGGTCCTCCGCATCACCGCCACCACCCCGCGCACGTACCGCGCCCAGCCGTACCGCCCGACCAACGGCGGCTGA